The Lolium rigidum isolate FL_2022 chromosome 2, APGP_CSIRO_Lrig_0.1, whole genome shotgun sequence genomic interval TCTAGGCGGAGTCGGCGGTGGTCGCGTGTGTGCTGCAGCCGCAGGGAGCAGGCGAGTGGTATTCGAACTGACCGAGCCCATGATTTGTACGATACCACACGTCGTCTGCGGGGCCCGACCGTATATCGTACGCCGTATGGTACTGCTCGCATCGCGTATTGGAGAAAAAGGCTGGTCAAACCTTGCAGCGCGTGGGCCCGGCGCCCGAATCTTACAGCGGCACGGACGGCGGTTGATATCAACAACGCCCCAGATCAGCTCCGCGAACGCATTTTCGGGCCTGCAAAGGGAAACCTCAACAGCACGGTTCAGATTCAGTCAGCCAGAGTCCAGGAAACCTTATATATAGATTGGTGGCATGCCGCAAGACAGCACACTCCGAAGCCGATGCACAAAGGGCTGGCGACTGCGACGTTGCTAGTGCCATGGATGGTCTGGAAGCATCGTAATGACTGTATCGTCGAGGGAGCGCAATCTTCAACTCGAGACCTGTGTGCCAAGATTAAAGAGGAAGCGAAAAACTGAGGTTACTGCAGGCGCAAACGGGCTGAGAGATGTCTTGCCAACAATGGACGTTCACTAAACTCCCCAATCCGTGATAAATTGTGTGTAAACCTGTTAGGAGATTAAGTAATAAaatgccctttatcgaaaaaaaggagGTGTGTAACAAACTCTacctttcaatgaaatgaaatgcaAAGTTCCCTTTGCGTTTTGTTGGATAAAAAGAACCTtaaatacatacatatatatgaCTAGTTCAACATTGATTCATACATGATAAACCTTCCAGTATAATATATTTGGACATAGATTGAAACATCATAAATCTTCGAGTACAATACAGTTGAACATAGATTGATACATGATAAATCTTCTAGTACAATATACTTGGACACAGATTGAAACATCATAAATCTTCCAGTGTAATACAGTTGGACATAGATTGATACATGATAAATCTTCCAGTACAATACAGTTGAACATAGATTGATACATGATAAATCTTCTAGTACAATATACTTGAACATCGATTGATACATGAGACCAAACCAGTGCTGGTGATCTCAGTTTCTACCGCATTTTACCTCTCAAGGAAGCCCAGGAAACAACCACTTGCACATAAGCCCGGTCATACAGCGAGTACCAAGAAACTCTCCATTTCCTCTTGAACAAGAGGGTGCAGAAGACCACGCAGAGACCCATCACATATCCAGAACCCATCGCGGGGAAAAATGAAACCATTTCATCGCTTGCATCTCCATGGCTGTCTCCTGGAATTGGCTCGGGTTGTGATGCGCATTTCCGCGAGAGAGGAGGACCGCAGAGGCCAGGGTTGCTGATGTATATAGATGCCGGGTCTTCAAGTGTTTGGAGTTGATTTCCAGTAGGTATCCTCCCACTCAGAATGTTGTAGGACAGGTTCAGGCGACTCAATGATGTGAGAGCCGATAAGCTTGAAGGGATTTCACCGGACAAACAATTGTGTGATAGGTCGAGTGACTCCACTTGCATTAAAGCCCCAATCTTCTCAGGAATTTTTCCGTTGAAGTTGTTCCACGATAAGTTCAGACTCTTCAATGCAGCGAGAGTGCTGATTTCTTCAGGAATCTCTCCAGTAAGACTGTTACAAGATAAATCAAGATTCACCATATATATGATTTCTCCTGTATATAATCTCTCTTGACCTTTTATGAGTACCGTCAAATTCTCAGTAATTAGTCCCTCGCCATCATCCCCTTCTCCAAAAGTGAATGCACCCCGAAGAACGTCAGCGTTCTCTTACTTGTGCCATGCCTGTGCAATTAACGATAGACTTCGGTACGGTCCCTGACATATAGTTGTAGGCAAGGTCCAAATATTGAAGATTAACAACCTTCATAAGCTCGACTGGAATGTGACCAGAAAACATATTGGATCTCAGTCCCAAGAATGACAAAGACGATAGGTTCTCCCCAATCCATGATGGTaaaatcccagagaattgattggatctaagatcaagaaagacaagttGTGGGCAGTTCTTCAGAAGTGAAGGAAATTCACCCGAGAGACTATTGTTTCTTAAGCTTAGATTGACAATACTCAGACTTGTCATGTTTGTGATGGATTCATTGACAAGGCAATTAGTTATTGACCCATTGAGATTATTCCTTGATAGATCTAGCAACCGCAATGATCGCAACCTGCACAAAGAAGATGGAATGGCACCAGAGATCATGTTGTCATATAGAATAAGTGTTATAAGCCCTGGCGCTCCAAAGTCTATTGGTAGTGGCCCAACTACATTGTTCCGACTGAGATCTAAGCCAGTTAGATTGATGGGAAGCTTAGGTATTGGACCACCAAACTGGTTAGAACTGAAATCCATTGCTTTCGCTCTCATAAATTCCATTGTTGATGGGAGAACTCCTTTTATCTGATTATTTCGGATATTGAGATACACCACAGAGAAAGCTGCAATCCAAAACCAATCTGGTAACATGTCATTTATGTTTGTGTTTGACACATCAAGACTCGCTACCTGTGTTTGCCATCTAAGCCACTTCGGAAATTTAGGCCCTAGTGGGCAGGACCGAAGGTGAATCAATGTTAGACTGAAAGGAGGAATCCAAGTTGGACTCACTGTGATGGCTATGGAGTTGTCTGACAACTTCAATTCCTCCAAAACATGTAAACGTGAAAAGTGGCCTTTATGCATGACCCCATCCAAGTTGTTCGAGTAAAGGACTAACTTTCTTAGCTTTCTGAGCTCTCCTATCCACAGCGGCACATGACCAGTGAGTTTATTGCCAGAGAGATCTAGCCAGCTCAGGTTGCTCAAGTATTTTACTAGTGTACTTGGCAGGTTTCCAGTCAAATTGTTGTATGGCAGAAACAACTTTTGAAGTTTATTCCTTGAACAAATAGGTAATCGATGGAATAGTTCTGATATACTGCCGTTGATATTGTTTGTTTCAGAAACTAGTTGCATAGATTCTTCATGTTGGATGGTATCATGCCCACAAGGTTATTGAATGACAAATCAAGTTCCAACATGGGAGTCATATTACCTATCTCATCCGGAAATGGGCCATAGAAACCATTGAACGAGATATCTAGATACTTGAGGCGACTTAAACCCCAAAACCAGTTGGGTGTGCTACGTTTATGGAAGTCGTTGTCCGAAATATCTAGTGTTTCAAGAGATGTCAGGTTTGTGAGCTGAAGAGAATCAGGGCTACTTCCAAGCAGGCAAAAGGAAAGACGAAGAACTTTCAGAGTTAGAAGCATGTTCACCGCCGGAAGCCAGTGAACAGCTGTACTGAGGTTCACACCAGTCATATCCAGGTGCTCAATAGAAGTCAACCGCGACAACCACGTGATATCAGTGGAATATATGTTGTATGAGAGGGTCTCAAGATTCAAGTACCGTAAGTTGGAGAGATTACCCAGCTGTGGTGGTATCCTTCCAATGAAATTTGACCTTGATAGGTTGAGGTATCTCAACTTATGGAGAGAACCCATGAACTCCGGTATCTGTATCTTGTTGAAATTGTTGCAGCTGAGGTCGATATAGTGCAGGTGCTGTAAATCTAGAAGAGAGGAGCTTATGTTGCCAGCTAGCACCTGCCAAGGCCCATCGCCGCTTCTGCAATCAGTGCCACGGATATCGAGCCTGACAACATGGCCGGTTCTATTGCTGCAATAGATGCCCTTCCATCGGCAGCAGTCATCACCCTTCCATGACGAAAGGAGGTTGCCATGGTCTGATAGACCTGCCCTGAAGGTGAGAAGGGCAAACCTCTCACTGGCAATACagctggtgatcataccatttgtATGGGCAAACCTCTCCTCTGTAGTGCTCTTAGCTTGAGTGAACAAAAGCAAGGCTATGGCTATTTGGATGCAGGAGAGCTGAAGCGTGTACATGGGTGAGTATGCCATGGGTATGTGTTCTTCTTGGTGTAGGACACTCCTTGGTATACCTGATATACCAAGCCTTCGAGTATTGTTTTGTGTTGTATCATTTTTTTTTCTGATCACAGTGTAGGAGGCGATTGGTTAATTAGTTTAATGGTGGTGTCAAAACGACTCTTGCGGCCGGTGTGTGATGGGAGATCAGCAGCCGTAGGAGGGCGACATGTGGCGATTTggctgcaattgtgttagttgtaAACTTGGTGGTTAGCTTTGATTAGATATGTAGACAACTAAACTATCCGAATAACCTAATTGGTCAGTAACCGCCACTCTTAGAAGTCGGAATGCCCTTTTAAAACATATGAACTCTTTATTTGTGATAACAGTTAACAATAAGAGCCAAGTTGGGAATGAGTACACAAGAGTCAATACAAGTCGCAGCCGTCTCCCTGTCTACTATCTGGAAACACCAATTGCAGGTGGCAGTATAAAATGCAGTGACTTCTACCAACGAAAATTTCAGATCTACACCTTGATCATGCCTTCCGTAAGAAAAGgtacttaaattttttttttagaaaacagCTGGTGGCGATCGGCAGCTTCCTCTGTCTGTGTATATTTGCTCTCTCAAATGTTCGCAGAGTTTGCTGTTAGCCCCTTAACTTAAAGTGTAGAGTGGAGCATCTACCAACACAATGGTAAAGCCGAGTGCACTGTTCCCACAACTATCCAATGTTAATGATTTTAGCGACTGAGATTCAGGAGATCCAGACCGCTTTACCTTATCACGACTACCTCTTTTTGAACTCTGAATTTGATGTAGAAGTGTGCGGCCTTGTTTTGATTTTCTGTTATTTCTTCGGCAATCCATTCTAATGTGTTTGGAGTTTTATTTGTTGAATCTGAAGATACATTCTTCTTTGTTGCGAACTAACTCAAAACCTGGGAAAACCACCGACAGCAATCCTCAAAGAAAATGATAATTGAGGGAAAGGTAGTGTTCCTTGGCTGAACAATATTCACAGAGCTGAACATATGTAGCACTACATAAACTTACCCCAGTAACACAACCATCGCACCGACATTGTATTCCTGCATCCGCTAAGAAATACTACAATTCGAGCCCTGTTCCAATAGAACCTGTCCAGACATAGAAAGGTTGACATGGGCACAATTTTTAGCTCAAGCAATGACGAATGAGATGAATCGGCTTAATCAAGCACGTGCTAGGAGAAGGGTGTAAGTTCTCACGGAGTCAATAAAGAGAGGATGATCTTTGTGCGCCGATGGCTTAAAATGAGTGCACACCTTCCAACCACACGGCCTGACTCGTGCATGCACGAAACGCACAATGTAGCAACTCCAACCGGAAACCAAAAAATAGAGGATGATCTTCTTCCGAAAGAATATGGTTGACGCTCTTGTAGGAGTTGAAGTCCCATATTTCTCCACTTTCATACCGGCCACCTGTAAACCAATCTACAAGGACCAGGTTTGAACAGCCGGAAAcatggaaaacttgcttctggtAGTATCGAGAGGTTGAGAAGCAGGTTACAGGATTTGGGATAACTGCAAAGAGTACATCCTTTCCAACTGTTGCCTACTACATGTAACAAATTATCGTTATTTTCTTACCAACAAACCTACAAAAGTAACCATCTTAGAAACAAAGGGGCGAAGCCCAAAGATGTATGATTTTTCCTCTGAAGAAACATTACCTCTAGAACCTGCTCGGAACATTTTAAACTCTCAGCCTTGTAACCTGAACATGTACTTGACAATCAGAAAACAAGGTCTTCTAGGAACACAGCTttattaatagtaaagatttgttGACTGAGCTTGTGTATACACTAACCAGAGGCATGACAGTAAATCGGTAGAAAGTTATCCTAAACTGCTAACAACAGAGCTCGGAGATAATACTGTTGGCATCTAATTTGTCtcgcttcaaaaaaaaaattcatagaTCATAATACAAAGAAGAAATCATTTGATGACCCAAATTTGGCCCCAGCTCCGACGTTGGAGAAAGAACAGTACTCTCAAGTGCATATGGTACTATAACAGATTGTCATTTCCATGCTCAACATCGCGGTAATCAAGTATTACCAATTTACCATTATTACACGAAAATGCTACCGGAGTGCGGCCACGGATTTAGTAATTGGGCCCTAAATTACATGAACTTTTATGGGCCATGCAAAACACAAAACTGGCCGAGCAAACCCTTTTCAGGCTGGCCAACAGAAGGCCAGATGATTCGTTTGAGCTGTACAAGCGAGTCCGTAAACTGCCAGGCCCAGCTATGACAACAACTTCTAGCCAACAATATATGTAGCTAGACATGTGTATATACCGAAAGAATTTAGAGCCCCATTCGTATCCACGTGGAAATTTCACAATAAGTTAACTCAATGATCAGCAGTCTGCTCTAAGCTTCATGATGCAGAATATGGGGTGGCGCCAAGAAACGGTTCAAGCGCAGCCAGATGGTCTCTCAGGAAGTTGTACACGGACTCGGTGCTCACTGCCACTATCCGGGCGACCATGCCGGTTCCCTGCGGCAACCAGAAAACAGACGTTGCCACATGCTATGTGAGCCAAGTGTGCTTGATTAGCTGTGGCTGTAGTACTGTAGGAAGAAGTGGCAACAAACCATGTGACCGAATGGACTGCAAGAGGCGATGAGTGGGGGCCTCTTCTGGGAGGGTAGAGGCTGCAGCCTTGCGGCATAGCGACCTCCACCAGAGGTGGGAGGACGCAGTTGTACAGACATCATGTTCTTCACTTCATCCTGCATCTGGTCCTGTATGTGCTTCAGCTTTGGCCTGCAAAGGGGATCACCAACAACATGGTTCAGATTCAGGCAGCCAGGCTATCAGTAGACACATGGTAATGTAGTTAAATGTGCATTCTGGTATCCAACAATCTCACAGATTCCTAAAAGAAATTCAcagatactacctccgttccgaattataagatgttttggatATTTCAACGTGGCCTACATACGGACTGAAATGAGTGAACCAGCACActgaaatgtgtctagatacatacgCCTCAGAAAAAGAAGTTAGAACATCTTATAATTCGGAACGGACAGATACTACACAAGCTCCTGGAATATACAGCTGTACTAACTACCAATTGATTATGATTCCCAAGAACTATTAGTCTATTACATTTACATTTCTTCAGAAGATCATTACCGCAGCTGAGTACTTTAACAATTGCCAAATTTCAAGTCTAGAAAACCTTATAGAAAAAGAAACGACTGGTAAAAAGACATCCATGGTCGTGCATTAAGTTTTCTATTAAACCTGACCATAATGGCTACTGGAGAAAACTGGAAAAGTAATGCCATTTGATTGAAAAATATTCATAGAACTGCATATTCATGCTTTTCAGTGCagcccatgcgggaggaatatatGTTGTAGAAGATGAACTTACCCCAGTAACACAACCATCGCAACGACATTGTATTCCTGCATACGCTCAGCAATACTACAATTCGAGCCTTGTTCTAATAGAACCTGTTCAGACATACAAAGGTTGACATGGCACAACTTTTAGCTTAAGCAATGATGGTGAATGAGATGAATCGGCTTAATAAGGCACATGCTAGGAGAAGGGTGTAAGTTCTTACGGAGTCAATAAAGAGAGGCTGATCCTCTTCCAAGAGAATATGGTTGACACTCTTGTAGGAGCTGAAGTCCCATATTTCTCCATTTTCATACCGGCCACTTGTAAACCAATCTACAATGACCAAGTTTGAACTGCCGGAAACATGGAACACTTGCTTCTGGTAGTATCGAGCAGTTGAGAAGCAGGTTACAGGATCTGGGATAACTGCAAAGAGTGCATCCTTTCCAACAGTGGCCTACTGCATGTAACAAATTATGGTTATTTTCTAACAACACTACAACAGTACTCATTTTAGAAGCCAAGGGTCAAAGCCCAAAGATGGTATCCATTTTCTTTGAATAAACATTACCTCTAGAACTTGCTCAGAACATTTTAAACCCACAGCCTTGTAAACCTGAACATGTACTTGACAATCAGAAAATAAGCAGAGACTTCTGGGAACGCAGCTTTTACAGTTAACATTTAGTGACTGAGATTGTGCATAcaggcagtggcggagccaggattcgAGCAAGCCCCGGGCCAATACTAAGCGCAAaaggaaaatttaaaaaatcCATATAATTGCACACAAAATTGGGGAAGATTGCAATGATACACACATGATTTCAGCACAAAACCATGAATCAGTGCAAGTCTGGACTGTCGGCATAACCCAATCCAATCAAAGACAACATGACCAAACATTACGTAGCTCATGTGGGAGCTGCAAGCCGAACCGTTGAGCAGTGAACTGATTGAGTGGAGGCTGGACTAGTTATCACGTAGTGGAGACATGCATCAGAATTCAGAGCTTCGCCGGCTGACGGTCGCTGGGTCACGCGGAGAAGGAAGGTGGAGGTGGCCAGTGGCGGCGGCACATCAGCCAAGCAGCAGGTCCGGGAGCCTGCGTGCCTATGGTGTTAAGCCAGCTAGCGGTGACGACGGTGTGGCTGCGCGCGCGTCCTGCAGGAAGGATGGTGCGTTCGTTTGATGACACGATGCCGGCCTGCTCGTTTTGGTCATCTTGGACATGTTGATGCAACAAAGATGGTGTTGTAGTGGGCTGCAAGCGGGGCCCAAATCCAAAATGCATATAGGTAGCAGGCTGGAAAAGATCCTACGCCCTGGGCCATGGCCCTGGTTGCATACAGGTGAGCAGAGGCATGACAGTAATTCAGTAGAAAGACTTCCTAAACTGCCAACAACAGAACTCAGAGGTCATACTGCTTCTATCAAATTTATATTTCTTCAGTAAAAAAAGTTTCATAATACAAAGAGGAAATTATTGGAAA includes:
- the LOC124691774 gene encoding urease accessory protein D-like, yielding MELDAVADGEPAMPAAPTATGVVRVEKVRGRSAVTRCFAKYPLKIIVPSKVGSASSGAVWLYSLTYGGGIVSGDRISCTVSVGDGCTAAMTTQASTKVYKAVGLKCSEQVLEATVGKDALFAVIPDPVTCFSTARYYQKQVFHVSGSSNLVIVDWFTSGRYENGEIWDFSSYKSVNHILLEEDQPLFIDSVLLEQGSNCSIAERMQEYNVVAMVVLLGPKLKHIQDQMQDEVKNMMSVQLRPPTSGGGRYAARLQPLPSQKRPPLIASCSPFGHMGTGMVARIVAVSTESVYNFLRDHLAALEPFLGATPYSAS